One genomic window of Bacillus mycoides includes the following:
- a CDS encoding GNAT family N-acetyltransferase, protein MYNVEIRRPNSDDIDELNLFFRIVITNTYKNEGLSQLLDDIENEINSKKQYLKNDFDSNGENRYFLLAIDTNNDKIIGTIEIGPASTLINSCTGGVLKDLYEIGTVFVLTEYQRKGIGSLLLNAMFLTLLGKGITEFCLDSGYKNAQKIWKKKFGEPIYVLKDYWGESSDHMIWKKSLHDIPIIFEL, encoded by the coding sequence ATGTATAACGTTGAAATTAGAAGGCCGAATTCGGATGATATTGATGAACTAAATTTGTTTTTTCGTATAGTTATTACGAATACTTATAAAAACGAAGGGTTATCACAACTATTAGATGACATAGAAAATGAAATTAATTCGAAAAAGCAATATTTGAAAAATGATTTTGATAGTAATGGAGAAAATCGTTACTTTTTATTAGCAATAGATACAAATAACGATAAAATCATTGGAACGATTGAAATCGGTCCAGCAAGTACATTAATTAATAGTTGTACAGGCGGTGTACTTAAGGACTTATATGAAATCGGGACAGTGTTTGTACTTACGGAGTATCAAAGAAAAGGTATAGGAAGTTTGCTGTTAAATGCAATGTTTCTTACTTTACTAGGTAAAGGAATAACAGAATTTTGTTTGGATAGTGGATATAAAAACGCACAAAAAATATGGAAGAAGAAATTCGGAGAGCCTATTTATGTACTGAAGGATTATTGGGGCGAATCAAGTGATCATATGATTTGGAAAAAAAGTTTACATGATATACCTATAATATTTGAATTATAA